In Selenomonas sp. TAMA-11512, a genomic segment contains:
- a CDS encoding EamA family transporter, with translation MSSWLIYALLSALSAAFVSIFGKMGLDSLDSSAATAVRSVIMAIFLVAVMFAQGHTSHLPEIFADRKALAFVALSGIAGATSWLFYFMALKAGDVSRVAPVDKLSVVFAVILAILIFHEKVSLAHAVGILLIALGSLLLAVF, from the coding sequence ATGTCATCCTGGCTGATCTATGCACTTCTCTCCGCACTTTCCGCCGCCTTTGTTTCCATCTTCGGCAAGATGGGGCTCGACAGTCTCGACAGCAGCGCCGCCACCGCCGTGCGCAGCGTCATCATGGCGATCTTCCTCGTCGCCGTCATGTTCGCACAGGGCCATACCTCCCACCTGCCGGAAATCTTCGCCGACCGCAAGGCATTGGCCTTCGTCGCCTTGAGCGGCATTGCCGGAGCCACGTCCTGGCTCTTTTACTTCATGGCGCTGAAGGCCGGCGATGTTTCACGCGTCGCCCCCGTAGACAAGCTCAGCGTCGTCTTCGCCGTCATCCTCGCCATCCTCATCTTTCATGAAAAGGTCAGCCTCGCACATGCCGTCGGCATCCTCCTCATTGCCCTCGGCAGTCTGCTGCTTGCCGTATTTTAG
- a CDS encoding alpha/beta hydrolase, translating to MAAEEKLNLTQKWDKVFSKSNKVEHQKVTFHNRYGITLAADLYMPKNASGKLSAIAVCGPFGAVKEQSSGLYAQQLAERGYLTIAFDPSFTGESGGLPRNVASPDINTEDFSAAVDTRIKATVTSTMYDLTHVAANGYFDAMDAEARYKLHEELNAQRTEDYRAGVYAKAGGVVDPLPEDAPQFVKDYHTYYKTPRGYHARSVNSTNGWNKTSLLSLMNMPILQYSGEIKSAVLMIHGDAAHSVYFSKDAFKKLKGENKELLLIPDAVHIDLYDNLAVIPFDKIDSFYQTYLK from the coding sequence ATGGCGGCAGAGGAGAAGCTGAACCTCACGCAGAAATGGGACAAGGTATTCTCGAAGAGTAACAAGGTCGAGCATCAGAAGGTGACGTTTCATAACCGCTACGGCATCACGCTCGCCGCAGACCTTTACATGCCGAAGAATGCGAGCGGCAAGCTGTCCGCCATCGCCGTCTGCGGTCCGTTCGGCGCGGTGAAGGAGCAGAGCTCAGGACTCTATGCGCAGCAGCTCGCCGAGCGCGGCTATCTGACAATCGCCTTCGACCCGTCCTTTACGGGCGAGAGTGGCGGCTTGCCGCGCAACGTGGCGTCGCCCGACATCAACACGGAAGATTTCTCGGCGGCGGTCGATACGCGCATCAAGGCGACGGTGACCTCTACGATGTATGATCTAACGCATGTCGCGGCGAACGGCTACTTCGACGCCATGGATGCCGAGGCTCGCTATAAGCTGCACGAGGAGCTCAATGCACAGCGCACGGAGGATTATCGAGCCGGCGTATATGCAAAAGCGGGCGGCGTCGTCGATCCTCTGCCCGAAGACGCGCCGCAGTTCGTCAAGGATTACCACACCTATTACAAGACGCCGCGCGGCTATCATGCGCGCTCGGTAAACTCGACGAACGGCTGGAATAAGACGTCGCTGCTTTCCCTGATGAATATGCCGATCTTACAGTACAGCGGCGAAATCAAGAGCGCCGTGCTCATGATTCACGGCGATGCGGCGCATTCCGTCTACTTCAGCAAGGATGCCTTTAAAAAGCTCAAAGGTGAAAACAAGGAGCTTCTACTCATCCCGGATGCCGTACACATCGACCTCTACGACAACCTCGCTGTCATCCCGTTCGACAAGATCGACAGCTTCTATCAGACGTATTTGAAGTGA